In Dethiosulfovibrio faecalis, one genomic interval encodes:
- the flgL gene encoding flagellar hook-associated protein FlgL, whose product MRRVSNSMMYGGMMTDMHNNLARLLKMNKQGSTGKLHHKPSDSPIDVTRELSLSTTIYENEQYIRNMSDGLTWLKNTDTALNQIGEMTDRVRALTVRAGSGGLNDAEMEAIAQEMKQLQEGIREAANYSVEGRYLLSGAATSVPAYQRDDEGHVVYMGNDYRVQFEMERGIVSDVSLTGKEVFPDDYTQYALRSVDLPADFEWSGRNEIIQIKIGDRSVKVRIPEDDWQDDKHDSSVVTDYNRFRDPGELNPMTLDQIAETIENSVNMGDAGRLISVQVVKDQNTGIQNLEIRSHTGDPISMTSWPETDDMPMNQAVESLLVDDSVAGGYVLPSDGSIDITLGDDPNVTTLNFTAGMTLEEMADQISGQEGLVGKVIGAGTPSAKLVIVASDENVKLNVTPEGGATALFGADPLASEAVSQPDDQSHIGLMGLLGMETSLQGTEYPQGAVVASGLSDVNKVHFYVESGKNRAEILVNSGPDMTLEDLAQEIRAVAGDWLEVVVQTDPGDAVGGPDISGSNEEKGTQRLVMRTKDAGAPVSIMDLATDGVNDNTSIVQSMGLSTAVYAQGTAEFPSGGDLDPNMPARMTVSVGQRDYAVKLYAADVATGGVVDNVKMAQEIQRQVGKGPDGKDLIGFKELSSGGVALFATSGEPLQFVDRSFGDPSVDEYSAGLALQSGIASGIQGEAVAQGTAVGAGGGVVRVEAMGRSVDISVAPGDTMGDFAEKLRKYAGNWLNVSYVDTDLDDGGNDVRLSISAKDGSAVNVYDLEPAAMSAGGPGAAAAFGIDTAIRGAALPAVPVVVDDTTNTLTISVDGYEHTMDLRELDADGSGDLSHDEMTSVVDLINARFQGQDVEAQLYTDQAGDDHVILTSPKGYGIEVSGDLAADLFGAATVSSPSHGGSGPYGQVVTRRTGADYHQTDFFGMMEDIIDAVEGQDREALTNLLGDIDGQIDSLLRRRTEEGALVKRYEGSSDRLTQNNGNYTELYSSISDTDLAKMAMEYMSAQSVYQAGLATIARIIQPTLVDFLS is encoded by the coding sequence ATGAGAAGGGTCAGTAACTCCATGATGTACGGCGGCATGATGACGGACATGCACAATAACTTGGCCCGTCTTCTTAAGATGAACAAACAGGGATCTACGGGAAAGCTGCATCATAAGCCTTCCGATTCTCCCATCGACGTTACCAGAGAGCTTTCTCTCAGTACCACCATATACGAGAACGAACAATACATAAGAAACATGAGCGATGGCCTTACGTGGCTGAAGAACACCGACACCGCCCTGAACCAGATCGGCGAGATGACCGATCGAGTCAGAGCCCTCACCGTGAGGGCCGGAAGCGGTGGTTTGAACGACGCCGAGATGGAGGCCATAGCTCAGGAGATGAAGCAGCTCCAGGAGGGCATAAGGGAGGCGGCCAACTATAGCGTGGAGGGAAGGTATCTCCTTTCCGGGGCGGCTACGTCCGTGCCCGCCTACCAGAGGGACGACGAGGGACACGTCGTTTACATGGGCAACGACTACCGGGTCCAGTTCGAGATGGAGCGGGGCATAGTCAGCGACGTCTCTCTTACCGGCAAAGAGGTCTTCCCCGACGACTACACTCAGTATGCTCTGAGGAGCGTAGATCTGCCAGCCGACTTCGAGTGGTCCGGCAGAAACGAGATTATACAGATAAAAATCGGAGATCGATCCGTTAAGGTGAGGATACCTGAGGACGATTGGCAGGACGACAAGCACGACAGCTCGGTGGTTACGGACTACAACCGCTTCAGGGATCCCGGCGAGTTGAACCCCATGACTCTGGACCAGATCGCCGAGACCATAGAGAACTCGGTGAACATGGGCGACGCCGGCAGACTCATATCGGTGCAGGTGGTCAAGGATCAGAACACCGGGATCCAGAACCTGGAGATCCGAAGCCACACCGGAGATCCCATATCCATGACCTCGTGGCCCGAGACGGACGACATGCCTATGAACCAGGCGGTGGAATCCCTTCTGGTGGACGACTCCGTTGCAGGAGGCTACGTACTCCCGTCGGATGGGTCGATCGATATAACCCTTGGGGACGATCCTAACGTCACGACCCTGAACTTCACCGCCGGCATGACTCTGGAGGAGATGGCCGACCAGATCTCAGGACAGGAGGGGCTGGTAGGCAAGGTTATAGGCGCCGGCACCCCATCCGCCAAACTGGTTATCGTAGCCAGCGATGAGAACGTCAAGCTCAATGTGACCCCCGAGGGCGGAGCGACCGCTCTCTTCGGCGCCGATCCCTTGGCGTCCGAGGCTGTATCCCAGCCTGACGACCAGAGCCATATAGGGCTCATGGGGCTTCTCGGCATGGAGACGTCTCTACAGGGAACAGAGTATCCCCAGGGTGCGGTGGTGGCCTCCGGTCTCTCCGACGTGAACAAAGTCCACTTTTACGTGGAGTCCGGTAAAAACAGGGCCGAGATTCTGGTCAACTCCGGTCCGGACATGACGCTAGAGGATCTGGCCCAGGAAATAAGGGCCGTGGCGGGCGACTGGCTCGAGGTGGTGGTTCAGACCGACCCGGGAGACGCCGTGGGCGGTCCCGATATATCGGGCAGCAACGAGGAGAAAGGAACTCAGCGTTTGGTTATGAGGACCAAGGATGCCGGGGCTCCCGTAAGCATCATGGATCTGGCAACCGACGGGGTCAACGATAACACGTCTATCGTTCAGTCCATGGGGCTGTCCACCGCCGTATACGCTCAGGGAACGGCGGAATTTCCCAGCGGAGGGGATTTGGACCCCAATATGCCGGCCAGGATGACGGTCTCGGTCGGTCAAAGGGATTACGCCGTAAAGCTCTACGCCGCCGACGTGGCTACCGGGGGCGTGGTGGATAACGTAAAGATGGCTCAGGAGATCCAGCGTCAGGTCGGGAAAGGCCCAGACGGCAAGGATCTCATAGGCTTCAAGGAGCTTTCCTCCGGCGGAGTGGCCCTGTTCGCAACGTCTGGGGAACCTCTACAGTTCGTGGACCGTTCCTTCGGGGATCCCTCCGTTGACGAATACAGCGCCGGACTGGCCCTCCAGAGCGGAATAGCCTCGGGCATACAGGGAGAGGCGGTCGCCCAGGGAACGGCGGTCGGAGCCGGTGGCGGAGTGGTCAGAGTCGAGGCCATGGGGCGGTCGGTGGACATATCCGTTGCGCCGGGAGACACCATGGGAGACTTTGCCGAAAAGCTTCGCAAATACGCCGGGAACTGGCTCAACGTATCCTACGTCGACACCGATCTGGACGACGGAGGCAACGACGTGAGGCTGTCAATATCGGCAAAGGACGGCTCCGCCGTCAACGTCTACGACCTGGAACCGGCCGCTATGTCGGCAGGTGGCCCCGGTGCGGCGGCAGCTTTCGGCATAGACACGGCGATACGGGGAGCGGCCCTTCCTGCCGTTCCGGTTGTCGTCGACGACACCACGAACACCCTCACGATATCGGTGGACGGATACGAGCATACCATGGACCTCAGGGAGCTTGATGCCGACGGAAGCGGAGATCTGAGCCACGACGAGATGACCTCGGTCGTGGACCTTATAAACGCCCGCTTCCAGGGACAGGACGTCGAAGCCCAGCTATATACCGATCAAGCCGGAGACGACCACGTCATATTGACCTCGCCCAAGGGGTATGGAATAGAGGTCTCGGGCGACCTGGCCGCCGATCTTTTCGGAGCCGCCACGGTCTCCAGTCCGAGTCACGGAGGCTCCGGTCCCTACGGTCAGGTAGTTACGAGGCGCACTGGGGCGGACTATCACCAGACCGACTTCTTCGGCATGATGGAGGACATCATAGACGCGGTAGAGGGGCAGGACAGAGAGGCCCTTACCAACCTACTGGGAGATATCGACGGACAGATCGACTCTCTTCTTCGCCGACGCACCGAGGAGGGAGCCCTGGTCAAACGGTACGAGGGCAGCTCCGACAGGCTGACCCAGAACAACGGCAACTACACCGAGCTGTACAGCTCCATAAGCGACACCGATCTGGCCAAGATGGCCATGGAGTACATGTCGGCTCAATCGGTCTATCAGGCCGGACTTGCCACCATAGCCAGGATAATCCAGCCCACGCTGGTGGACTTTCTGAGTTAG
- the csrA gene encoding carbon storage regulator CsrA — protein MLVLSRKTGESITIDEGIVVTVLEIRGDSLKLGIDAPAYVPIWRTEVLEDIKEQNRLAASKDNDNDVLRIGELLSGKKHEKQ, from the coding sequence ATGTTGGTCTTGTCCAGGAAAACAGGCGAATCCATCACGATAGACGAAGGAATCGTCGTGACCGTTTTAGAGATTAGAGGAGATTCTTTAAAACTTGGAATAGATGCTCCTGCCTATGTCCCTATTTGGCGTACGGAAGTATTGGAGGATATCAAGGAACAGAACCGTTTGGCTGCATCCAAAGATAACGACAACGATGTCCTGAGGATAGGAGAGTTGTTGTCTGGTAAAAAACATGAAAAACAGTAG
- the fliW gene encoding flagellar assembly protein FliW: MKKLSSSKVKDVSYDESDVFSFPKGIPGFEHLREWLIVGDEDSPVKWLHSVEEDVALPIAHPRTFFGNYDAKISKAALTDLKTENEEDLTVVVVLSIAGGDIKHSTVNLKAPILINSDKRLGMQIIALNENYDVRHPLFPSSSQDSGSD; encoded by the coding sequence ATGAAAAAACTTTCTTCTTCCAAGGTCAAGGATGTCTCATACGACGAAAGCGACGTTTTCTCTTTTCCCAAAGGAATACCAGGATTCGAGCATCTACGTGAATGGCTTATCGTTGGCGATGAAGATTCTCCGGTTAAGTGGCTTCATTCTGTAGAAGAGGACGTGGCTCTTCCTATAGCACATCCTAGGACCTTCTTCGGAAATTATGATGCCAAAATATCAAAGGCAGCTTTGACCGATCTCAAGACCGAAAACGAAGAGGATCTTACCGTCGTGGTTGTATTGTCCATTGCCGGAGGAGATATAAAACACTCTACGGTAAACCTTAAGGCCCCTATCCTTATAAACAGCGATAAAAGATTGGGAATGCAGATAATTGCCCTTAACGAGAACTACGATGTTAGACATCCTCTGTTTCCCTCTTCTTCTCAGGATTCAGGTTCTGACTGA
- the flgK gene encoding flagellar hook-associated protein FlgK, with the protein MINNFFGFEMGKRALSYFRQGFETSGHNISNADVEGYSRQRVEASSTYPFTDPAMNRPAIPGQIGTGVKVDAIVRLRDQFLDLQYREETTVKGYWDIMTEALDTLETFVNEPNGESVRVGLDEFWSALQEASKFPDSSSARENLISKAGTLGTYLDSLARNYEEYRTNLNDQLALTVEEANTYIDQIAALNVTIREVEGVGGNPNDLYDRRDLLAEKLCSLIDSEVSSPCDMDDGEYKIYLGGRILVQGDKSRHLKLVSVTGNEGFFDVQVEDNTFEHVSDTEVLTASIGQDALEAIHSVAVERLASETTWKIGGGDINGAIGRLPVSDPDASMNIEGTVRLQVGTSGTRATGSQLDNQSGSPVLLSLPGGDDPTEYVFRIASQDLHSLPGNPDEMYVTVEWNSATSDWEISSRCGTSTSAGPIGVGNSLDLNELQDFLQNDSGVGGLMGFNVETSGTVDRLVVRSGDDHLLSFNDMKGDLLSGAVGLSNDSPVVTVEIEDGDSLRTVANKINGAYNNGEGMPDDPSEWLHASIETNGDGDFYLVLESDIVGEGNRINVMGSDKGDSYAARRLGLMSGDSDVYDSEIISTSTDALLMVDNEMYLSSFNDFRQARKLSPEDGYSASTMSDVSKGIVFHLKGTGTSTVRAEHHVTGGEIKSLMEVRDDVILQHLESFDAIAYNLVNEMNAVHYAGHGTGEYSEVTGTAFFSNISTVAGASRNLSVNDLLSQASGLFAAAADDGDGQSKGEGNGDNAIAMAQLKQAKVMAGDSATFNEYYEDFIARLGVESQRSQAMLSNQTALVDQIESQRQSVMGVNIDEEMMNIMQFQQSFNAISRYVTTLDEMLDKVINGMGRVGL; encoded by the coding sequence ATGATCAATAACTTTTTCGGATTCGAAATGGGGAAGAGAGCTCTAAGCTATTTTCGCCAGGGATTCGAGACCTCCGGTCACAACATATCAAACGCCGACGTAGAGGGCTACTCCCGTCAAAGGGTGGAGGCCTCTTCCACCTATCCTTTCACCGATCCCGCCATGAACCGTCCGGCCATACCGGGCCAGATAGGTACCGGTGTCAAGGTGGACGCCATAGTTCGCCTTAGAGACCAATTTCTGGACCTTCAATACAGAGAGGAGACCACGGTAAAGGGTTATTGGGACATAATGACCGAGGCTCTGGACACCCTCGAGACCTTCGTCAACGAGCCCAACGGAGAGAGCGTAAGGGTCGGTCTGGACGAGTTCTGGTCCGCCCTTCAGGAGGCGTCGAAATTCCCCGATAGCTCTTCCGCCAGAGAAAACCTCATATCGAAAGCCGGAACTTTAGGAACCTACCTAGACAGTCTGGCGAGAAACTACGAAGAGTACAGAACGAACCTGAACGATCAGCTCGCTTTGACCGTGGAGGAAGCCAATACCTACATAGACCAGATCGCTGCTTTGAACGTAACCATCAGAGAGGTTGAAGGAGTCGGAGGCAACCCCAACGACCTTTACGATCGCAGGGATCTTCTTGCGGAAAAGCTCTGCTCTCTTATCGATTCCGAGGTTAGCTCCCCCTGCGACATGGACGACGGCGAGTACAAAATCTATCTCGGCGGCAGGATATTGGTCCAGGGAGATAAATCCCGACACTTGAAGCTGGTGTCGGTCACTGGGAACGAAGGCTTTTTCGACGTACAGGTCGAGGACAACACGTTTGAGCACGTTTCCGACACGGAGGTGTTGACAGCTTCCATCGGGCAGGACGCCCTTGAGGCCATCCATTCCGTCGCGGTGGAAAGACTTGCCAGCGAGACCACCTGGAAAATCGGCGGAGGAGACATCAACGGAGCTATAGGAAGGCTTCCCGTCAGCGATCCCGATGCGTCCATGAACATAGAGGGAACCGTCAGGCTGCAGGTCGGGACCTCCGGTACAAGGGCTACCGGATCTCAGCTGGACAATCAGTCGGGAAGCCCCGTCCTTCTGAGCCTTCCAGGGGGGGACGATCCTACGGAATACGTGTTCCGCATAGCCTCCCAGGATCTCCATTCCCTTCCAGGCAATCCCGACGAGATGTACGTCACGGTTGAGTGGAACAGCGCCACGTCGGACTGGGAGATCTCCAGTCGCTGCGGAACCTCCACCTCGGCTGGACCGATAGGGGTGGGAAATAGCCTCGACCTGAACGAGCTTCAGGACTTTCTTCAAAACGACTCCGGCGTGGGCGGCTTGATGGGTTTCAACGTCGAGACCTCCGGCACCGTGGACAGACTGGTTGTGAGGTCCGGAGACGACCACCTGCTGTCCTTCAACGACATGAAGGGAGACCTCCTCTCCGGGGCTGTCGGACTGTCCAACGACTCCCCGGTGGTGACGGTGGAGATCGAGGACGGCGACAGCCTCAGGACAGTCGCCAACAAGATCAACGGTGCCTACAACAACGGAGAGGGTATGCCAGACGATCCGTCGGAATGGCTCCACGCCTCGATAGAGACCAACGGTGACGGAGACTTCTACCTCGTCCTCGAGAGCGATATCGTGGGGGAGGGGAACAGGATAAACGTCATGGGTTCCGATAAGGGAGACTCCTACGCCGCCAGACGGTTAGGTCTGATGTCCGGAGACTCCGACGTGTACGACTCGGAGATCATCTCCACCTCCACCGACGCCCTTTTGATGGTCGATAACGAGATGTACCTCTCTTCCTTCAACGACTTTCGTCAAGCGAGAAAACTCTCTCCCGAAGATGGCTACAGCGCCTCCACCATGAGCGACGTCTCGAAGGGGATAGTCTTCCACTTGAAGGGAACCGGAACGTCTACCGTAAGAGCCGAACACCACGTTACCGGAGGAGAGATAAAATCCTTGATGGAGGTCAGGGACGACGTCATCCTTCAACACCTGGAGTCCTTCGACGCCATAGCCTACAACCTGGTAAACGAGATGAACGCGGTGCATTACGCCGGTCACGGAACCGGCGAATACTCCGAGGTGACGGGGACGGCGTTTTTCTCCAACATATCCACCGTCGCAGGAGCGTCCAGGAATCTATCCGTCAACGATCTCCTTAGCCAGGCCTCCGGTCTTTTCGCCGCCGCCGCCGACGACGGTGACGGCCAATCCAAGGGCGAGGGAAACGGTGATAACGCCATCGCCATGGCTCAGCTGAAACAGGCCAAGGTAATGGCCGGCGACAGCGCTACCTTCAACGAATACTACGAGGATTTCATAGCCAGGCTTGGGGTGGAAAGCCAGAGATCCCAGGCCATGCTCTCCAACCAGACCGCTCTGGTGGACCAGATAGAGTCGCAGAGGCAGTCGGTCATGGGGGTCAATATAGACGAGGAGATGATGAACATTATGCAGTTTCAGCAGTCCTTCAACGCCATCTCTCGTTACGTAACGACCCTGGACGAGATGCTCGACAAGGTTATAAACGGCATGGGCCGCGTTGGCCTGTAA
- a CDS encoding flagellar biosynthesis anti-sigma factor FlgM, with protein MIDKIVGSYLYNGGSPVKNRKKLDSDGVKPQKVDGVEVSDFAQTLGKAMVESRKVSDVRQEKVQAMSDSIESGSYNPDMGILAAKLISAGLTKTSD; from the coding sequence ATGATCGATAAAATAGTAGGATCTTACTTATACAACGGCGGTTCTCCCGTAAAGAACCGTAAAAAACTCGACTCCGACGGTGTTAAGCCTCAAAAGGTGGATGGGGTAGAGGTAAGCGATTTCGCTCAGACCCTGGGCAAGGCTATGGTCGAATCCAGAAAAGTATCGGACGTGAGACAGGAAAAAGTCCAGGCGATGTCCGATAGCATAGAGTCCGGTTCCTACAATCCCGATATGGGGATCTTGGCGGCCAAGCTGATATCGGCCGGTCTGACGAAGACATCCGATTGA
- the flgN gene encoding flagellar export chaperone FlgN gives MWSSQLIDVVERQAEAIRRVLSVVVKQREALKEGRLELLKDLLREMDQAHQDAITAESLRLQVVRKIAESRNCSPTLNDLAASGTSEESEAILEAGEKLRAAVESAQSEMALLNSLVEENRALNEMLISEWRRLGGNQSLSSLDLKG, from the coding sequence ATGTGGTCGTCTCAGCTAATAGATGTCGTCGAACGGCAAGCGGAGGCGATTCGTCGCGTCCTGTCCGTGGTCGTGAAACAGCGAGAGGCGCTCAAAGAGGGGCGCCTCGAACTTTTGAAGGACCTCCTCAGGGAGATGGATCAGGCCCACCAAGACGCTATTACGGCCGAGTCGTTGAGGCTTCAGGTTGTTCGAAAAATAGCCGAGAGCAGAAACTGTTCCCCGACGTTGAACGACCTCGCCGCTTCCGGGACCTCAGAGGAGTCCGAAGCTATCCTCGAGGCGGGGGAAAAGCTCAGAGCCGCTGTCGAATCGGCTCAATCCGAGATGGCGCTATTGAACTCCCTCGTGGAGGAAAACAGAGCCCTGAACGAGATGCTAATAAGCGAATGGCGTCGTTTAGGCGGAAACCAATCCCTATCGTCTCTTGATTTGAAAGGTTAG
- a CDS encoding DUF4506 domain-containing protein, translated as MELKHCRICDKVFATVSSDICPSCWDELEEVYMNARKAIRDNWKSRWDIYSLAEALDVDEMYLEVLVDQGRLDLSVEGDGKPRCKSCGAEVYPGQEYCDSCRGKLIKGFSSDGEHKKKTMFRQERRDRKE; from the coding sequence ATGGAGCTGAAGCACTGTAGAATTTGCGACAAAGTCTTTGCCACCGTCTCGTCGGATATATGCCCCTCCTGTTGGGATGAGCTGGAAGAAGTCTACATGAACGCCAGGAAGGCCATCAGGGATAACTGGAAATCTCGATGGGACATTTACTCCTTGGCCGAGGCGTTGGACGTAGACGAGATGTACCTGGAAGTGCTGGTGGACCAGGGGCGACTGGACCTCTCAGTCGAAGGAGACGGCAAGCCCCGTTGTAAATCCTGCGGAGCCGAGGTCTACCCTGGACAGGAGTACTGCGACTCATGTAGGGGTAAGTTGATAAAGGGTTTTTCATCCGATGGAGAGCACAAGAAAAAAACCATGTTCCGACAGGAACGAAGGGATCGGAAAGAATAA
- a CDS encoding motility associated factor glycosyltransferase family protein has product MELRAQQPLLASLLEERLSERGVPHFEVSAGSRGNWIRFSDEVENGPFFDVSTDRPTQRPKDNQALFFVMGVGYPPSLFHVMWGLPIGALSVVVFEPNVDLLIFTLGVTSVYKAVPAGCRISFLASSEKSMVREALDVNIRPMGAFVVVEGKTIENKGELEVFYQDFSELWRGFAKEVRTHIDTLGNSPEDTLIGVRQVALNCPWVLKNPSLAVLADRFADRPCVCVASGPSLEKNIHLLKGMEDRCLIISADTALRRLFEEGIHPHAVVTLERPVHTYTNYFRYLVENWPDECADVLLVSQGVSPPQIQGRWPGPKIIVGKSEVPVDSWFLGALLGGSTMRSGMSVAHMGLVLAQILGAKNVALIGQDLAFGEDGSSHAGSTAASSAQSLEKERGKSNYLEIPGSLGGTVKTHNTWFLFLQIFENLIPGMPLSVFDCTEGGAFINGTEVKPLSEFIDAFVSSSSPMEKAPGDLVLENTGMTEEKNISEILKKIERGLKGLDWSLSEVDELDRMVDRTVAAGLGSQKRRDIASEMSERLDRLNGINPVLAFVGQSYANLSGMDIVRTRWLESVSDIREWEAIHREMFKAHRICAKYMKQWLGYVSSLLKEILSDPEMVEKAKETSLERWFRNGEDAVLDISGTEMVSFNLMMAQNDPVAQGWPLDYRWRCALVLHGQGRAEEAFYIMESVAAELQGTRLENDVMVQFLKDYAMISSTHDLCFIPQYKFAKMLLDNARRYAPEDQEIPKLIDEAMTGLKTYLDDLSHFRLVSDSLGFDTKRLEADRLLTRGDLIGSMKLVLEIIDEYHKERPGGCAPLLEWLVKTSVDCLDAQDPSIAETSQEICRSLAKKTEIFKNLRVLLPMRLMEFVPQDLKLMEDISEKKMTTGGDA; this is encoded by the coding sequence GTGGAACTCAGGGCGCAGCAGCCTCTGTTGGCCTCTCTCCTTGAAGAGCGTCTATCTGAAAGGGGAGTTCCTCATTTTGAAGTCTCGGCCGGATCGAGAGGTAACTGGATACGGTTCTCCGACGAAGTTGAAAACGGCCCTTTTTTTGACGTATCAACGGATCGCCCCACTCAAAGGCCTAAAGATAATCAGGCGCTGTTCTTCGTGATGGGGGTTGGCTATCCTCCCTCTTTGTTTCACGTCATGTGGGGATTGCCGATAGGGGCTTTGAGCGTAGTCGTCTTCGAACCCAATGTGGATCTTCTTATCTTTACCTTAGGGGTGACTTCCGTTTATAAAGCGGTTCCTGCTGGGTGTCGCATATCGTTTTTAGCCTCTTCGGAAAAATCGATGGTCAGAGAGGCCCTAGACGTAAATATCAGGCCAATGGGTGCCTTTGTCGTAGTCGAGGGGAAGACGATCGAGAACAAGGGAGAGCTGGAGGTCTTTTACCAGGATTTTTCAGAGCTTTGGAGGGGGTTCGCTAAAGAAGTTCGAACTCATATCGATACGTTGGGCAACTCTCCGGAAGACACGCTGATAGGAGTGCGACAGGTCGCATTGAATTGTCCTTGGGTGTTGAAGAACCCATCTCTCGCTGTTTTAGCCGACCGGTTTGCCGATCGTCCCTGTGTGTGTGTGGCCTCCGGCCCTTCTCTGGAGAAAAACATCCATTTGCTTAAAGGCATGGAGGATCGTTGTCTGATAATTTCCGCCGACACCGCCCTTCGTCGACTTTTCGAGGAGGGGATCCACCCACACGCGGTCGTTACCTTGGAGCGTCCAGTTCATACTTATACGAATTATTTTCGTTATCTGGTTGAAAATTGGCCCGACGAATGTGCCGACGTCCTTTTGGTGAGCCAGGGGGTCTCCCCGCCTCAGATACAGGGACGTTGGCCTGGCCCTAAAATTATCGTAGGTAAATCAGAAGTGCCTGTGGATTCTTGGTTTTTAGGTGCGTTACTGGGAGGAAGCACCATGAGATCCGGAATGTCCGTGGCCCATATGGGGCTTGTCTTGGCACAGATTTTAGGGGCTAAGAATGTAGCCCTTATCGGTCAGGACCTGGCCTTTGGCGAGGATGGCAGTTCTCACGCCGGATCCACGGCGGCTTCGTCCGCTCAATCTCTAGAGAAGGAGAGAGGAAAATCTAATTATCTGGAGATTCCCGGATCACTGGGAGGAACTGTAAAAACACATAACACCTGGTTCTTGTTTCTTCAGATCTTCGAAAATCTAATCCCCGGTATGCCGCTATCCGTGTTCGATTGCACGGAGGGCGGAGCCTTTATAAATGGAACGGAGGTAAAACCTCTTTCCGAGTTCATAGATGCTTTTGTCTCCTCCTCTTCGCCTATGGAAAAGGCTCCCGGAGATCTCGTCCTGGAAAATACCGGCATGACGGAGGAAAAGAATATATCCGAGATCTTGAAAAAGATAGAGAGAGGGTTAAAGGGACTCGACTGGAGTCTATCTGAGGTTGATGAACTGGACCGTATGGTCGATAGGACCGTAGCTGCCGGATTAGGCTCACAAAAACGTCGCGACATAGCCTCGGAGATGTCCGAGAGGCTCGATAGGCTGAACGGCATAAATCCGGTTTTGGCTTTCGTCGGTCAGAGTTATGCCAATTTGTCCGGCATGGATATCGTTAGAACCAGATGGCTTGAGTCCGTATCTGACATAAGAGAGTGGGAAGCGATCCACAGAGAGATGTTCAAAGCCCACAGAATCTGTGCCAAGTACATGAAACAATGGCTTGGATATGTGTCGTCTCTTTTAAAAGAAATTCTCTCCGACCCTGAAATGGTGGAAAAAGCTAAAGAAACTTCGCTAGAGCGATGGTTCCGAAACGGCGAAGACGCCGTTTTGGATATCTCCGGAACGGAGATGGTATCCTTCAACCTCATGATGGCCCAGAACGACCCTGTAGCTCAAGGATGGCCTCTCGACTACCGTTGGAGGTGCGCTCTCGTTCTTCACGGTCAAGGTCGAGCGGAGGAAGCCTTTTACATAATGGAGTCGGTGGCGGCGGAACTTCAAGGAACTCGGTTGGAGAACGACGTTATGGTCCAGTTTTTGAAGGACTACGCCATGATATCGTCTACTCACGACCTCTGTTTTATCCCTCAATATAAATTTGCGAAAATGCTGTTGGACAACGCGAGAAGATACGCCCCGGAGGATCAGGAGATACCCAAACTGATCGATGAAGCCATGACGGGACTCAAGACATACCTGGACGATCTATCTCATTTCCGTCTGGTATCCGACTCCTTAGGTTTCGACACCAAACGGTTGGAGGCAGACAGGCTATTAACCCGAGGCGATTTGATTGGTTCCATGAAGTTGGTGCTGGAGATTATCGATGAATACCATAAAGAGCGTCCGGGAGGATGCGCTCCTTTGCTGGAGTGGTTGGTCAAGACCTCTGTCGATTGTCTCGATGCACAGGATCCGTCCATAGCGGAAACGTCTCAAGAGATCTGCCGATCTTTGGCTAAAAAAACGGAGATTTTTAAAAACCTTCGTGTTCTCCTGCCTATGAGACTTATGGAGTTTGTTCCTCAAGACCTCAAGCTGATGGAGGATATATCCGAAAAAAAAATGACAACGGGAGGTGATGCCTGA